One Streptomyces sp. V4I8 genomic window carries:
- a CDS encoding IS3 family transposase (programmed frameshift) — MARPSHYPLELRRRAVRMVAEVRDDYPNETAALQAVANKLGIGSRETLRNWMKQQEIDAGQRPGTTTEESTQLKALKKENAELKRANEILKAAAKFLRGRARPATHALVAFIDEHRDRFGGVEPICRTLTAHDCKIAPSTYYAHNKRLQTPSARSVRDEALKERIQDVYTSNYRVYGARKIWRELNRQGHAVARCTVERLMRELGIQGAVRGKRVITTIPGGQVQRAPDLVDRDFVAAAPNRCWVADFTHVKTWSATVYVAFVVDTFSRRIVGWSAATVKETVFVLDALEMAIWQRDRDQQSIQPGELIHHSDAGSQYTSFKLAEHLDAAGIAASIGSVGDAYDNALMESTIGLFKTELIKPQRPWKTLSQVELATAEWADWYNHRRLHGEIGHVPPVEYEANYYTELTKPQVTTTV, encoded by the exons ATGGCACGACCCTCCCATTACCCGCTTGAGCTGCGCCGTCGCGCGGTGCGCATGGTCGCCGAAGTGCGCGACGACTACCCGAACGAGACGGCCGCCTTGCAGGCGGTCGCGAACAAGCTCGGTATCGGCTCCCGCGAGACTCTGCGGAACTGGATGAAGCAGCAGGAGATCGACGCGGGGCAGCGTCCGGGGACGACGACGGAGGAGTCCACCCAGCTCAAGGCGCTGAAGAAGGAGAACGCCGAGCTGAAGCGGGCGAACGAGATCCTGAAGGCCGCGGCGA AGTTTCTTCGCGGCCGAGCTCGACCGGCCACACACGCGCTCGTAGCGTTCATCGACGAGCACCGGGACCGCTTCGGCGGGGTCGAGCCGATCTGCAGGACGCTCACCGCACACGACTGCAAGATCGCCCCTTCCACGTACTACGCCCACAACAAGCGCCTCCAGACGCCCTCCGCCCGTTCGGTGCGTGACGAGGCACTCAAGGAGAGGATCCAGGACGTCTATACGTCCAACTACCGTGTCTACGGAGCCCGGAAGATCTGGCGAGAGCTGAACCGGCAGGGACATGCGGTGGCCCGCTGTACTGTCGAGCGCCTGATGCGCGAGCTCGGTATCCAGGGCGCGGTGCGCGGCAAACGCGTCATCACCACGATCCCCGGCGGACAGGTCCAGCGGGCCCCCGATCTGGTCGACCGCGACTTCGTCGCCGCGGCTCCGAACCGGTGCTGGGTGGCGGACTTCACCCATGTGAAGACCTGGTCTGCGACCGTCTATGTCGCGTTCGTCGTGGACACCTTCTCCCGCCGGATCGTCGGCTGGTCCGCGGCCACCGTGAAGGAGACCGTCTTTGTCCTGGACGCCCTGGAGATGGCCATCTGGCAACGCGATCGCGACCAACAGTCCATTCAGCCCGGAGAGTTGATCCATCACTCCGACGCCGGGTCGCAATACACATCGTTCAAGCTCGCCGAGCACCTGGACGCCGCCGGCATCGCGGCGAGCATCGGATCCGTCGGTGACGCGTACGACAACGCCCTGATGGAGTCCACGATCGGCCTGTTCAAGACCGAGTTGATCAAGCCCCAGCGGCCCTGGAAGACGCTCTCCCAGGTCGAGTTGGCCACCGCCGAGTGGGCCGACTGGTACAACCACCGAAGACTCCACGGTGAGATAGGCCACGTCCCGCCCGTCGAATACGAAGCCAACTACTACACGGAACTCACGAAACCCCAGGTCACAACCACAGTCTGA
- a CDS encoding IS3 family transposase yields MGEVAAADPARLAGVISDCKAEKNIPHTTSCRVLGVSESWFYKWKDRPVTAREVRRGQLAEAVRRVFDASGGTYGSPKVWITLVRQGWRVSVNTVAKTMAELGLAGRKVRRRRGLTRPGRRAAAPDFVRRDFSADAPDQVWCGDMTEIVTGEGKLYLATVIDLFSRRLLGYAMGARHDAELVVASLHMAAATRGGDVKGVIFHSDRGSEYVSRRFKRVCRRLGVTQSMGRVGSCFDNAVSEAFNSVLKVEYIYRHTFDTRTEARLKIATWITGFYNTRRLHSVCEYHSPIDYEHKHRTGSALELAA; encoded by the coding sequence GTGGGTGAAGTAGCTGCCGCGGACCCGGCCCGGCTGGCCGGGGTGATCAGCGACTGCAAGGCCGAGAAGAACATTCCGCACACCACGTCCTGCCGGGTGCTGGGCGTGAGCGAGTCGTGGTTCTACAAGTGGAAGGACAGGCCTGTCACCGCCCGCGAAGTGCGGCGCGGACAGCTGGCCGAGGCCGTCCGGCGCGTCTTCGACGCCTCGGGCGGCACCTACGGCTCACCGAAGGTGTGGATCACGCTCGTCAGGCAGGGATGGCGCGTCTCGGTGAACACCGTCGCGAAGACCATGGCCGAGCTGGGCCTGGCCGGACGGAAGGTACGCCGGCGTCGCGGGCTCACCCGCCCCGGTAGGCGGGCCGCGGCGCCGGACTTCGTGCGCCGCGACTTCAGCGCGGATGCCCCGGACCAAGTCTGGTGCGGCGACATGACCGAGATCGTCACGGGTGAGGGCAAGCTCTACCTGGCCACGGTGATCGACCTGTTCTCACGCCGCCTGCTCGGTTACGCGATGGGCGCTCGCCACGATGCCGAACTCGTCGTGGCCTCACTGCACATGGCCGCAGCCACCCGCGGAGGCGACGTGAAAGGCGTGATCTTTCACAGCGACAGGGGCAGCGAGTACGTCTCCCGCCGGTTCAAGCGGGTCTGCCGCCGTCTCGGCGTGACCCAGTCCATGGGACGCGTCGGCTCATGTTTCGACAACGCCGTCAGCGAGGCATTCAACAGCGTCCTCAAGGTCGAATACATCTACCGGCACACCTTCGACACCCGTACCGAGGCCCGGCTGAAGATCGCCACGTGGATCACCGGCTTCTACAACACCCGCCGACTACACAGCGTATGCGAGTACCACAGCCCGATCGACTACGAACATAAGCATCGGACCGGCTCCGCCCTGGAGCTGGCCGCCTAG
- a CDS encoding transposase, whose product MVEKRRKYDAEFREGAVRIVLETGKPSAQVARDLGVHEGTLQTWVHRARARVDAEARGGLDESERGELQRLREENARQRKESAELGMERDVLKRSVVLWVKEATK is encoded by the coding sequence ATGGTGGAGAAGCGACGGAAGTACGATGCCGAGTTCCGTGAGGGTGCGGTGCGGATCGTGCTGGAGACCGGGAAGCCGTCTGCGCAGGTGGCGCGGGATCTGGGGGTGCATGAGGGCACGTTGCAGACGTGGGTTCACCGGGCGAGGGCCCGTGTGGACGCGGAGGCCCGCGGCGGGCTGGACGAGTCCGAGCGCGGGGAACTGCAGCGGCTGCGGGAGGAGAATGCCCGGCAGCGCAAGGAGAGCGCTGAGCTCGGGATGGAGCGCGATGTCCTCAAGCGATCGGTGGTCCTCTGGGTGAAGGAGGCGACGAAGTGA
- a CDS encoding IS3 family transposase, which produces MAGFIADQQTRHKVPHTLACRAWGVSKSWFYKWRRRPGQPTKSEVRRAALAERIVYFFRRSGNTYGSPRITLDLWSEGWKVSQNTVARLMAELGLQGRKPPVPAKEPDPAGQAQGRP; this is translated from the coding sequence ATGGCGGGCTTCATCGCCGACCAGCAAACCAGGCACAAGGTCCCGCACACTCTGGCCTGCCGGGCATGGGGCGTGTCCAAGTCCTGGTTCTACAAATGGCGCCGGCGCCCCGGACAGCCGACGAAGTCCGAGGTCAGACGGGCTGCGCTGGCCGAGCGGATCGTTTACTTCTTCCGCAGGTCGGGCAACACCTACGGCTCGCCCAGGATCACGCTGGACCTGTGGTCCGAGGGCTGGAAGGTCTCGCAGAATACCGTCGCCCGGCTCATGGCCGAGCTCGGCCTGCAGGGCCGCAAGCCCCCCGTGCCGGCGAAGGAACCTGACCCGGCAGGGCAAGCGCAAGGCCGCCCGTGA
- a CDS encoding IS3 family transposase: MVLRRFDAVAPDVLWWGDMTEIETGEGKLCLASVHDAFSRRVLGYARGPRHEAPLVSASLQMAAATRGGTVDGVILHSDRGSEYTSEAYNALCDRLGVVQSMGRVGSALDNAAAESFHSSIKVEYIHRHRFATHTEARLKIATWITDFFNTRRRHSAAGGLLSAYTRSSPVAYE; the protein is encoded by the coding sequence CTGGTACTTCGTCGCTTCGATGCGGTCGCACCGGACGTGTTGTGGTGGGGCGATATGACCGAGATCGAAACCGGCGAGGGCAAGCTCTGCCTCGCGAGCGTCCACGACGCATTCTCCCGACGCGTTCTCGGCTATGCGAGGGGTCCTCGGCACGAAGCGCCCCTGGTCAGCGCGTCGCTCCAGATGGCCGCCGCGACACGCGGCGGCACCGTGGACGGAGTGATCCTTCATTCGGACCGCGGGTCGGAATATACGAGTGAGGCGTACAACGCGCTGTGTGACCGTCTTGGAGTGGTGCAGTCCATGGGGCGTGTGGGGTCGGCCCTGGACAACGCGGCCGCGGAGTCGTTCCACTCGTCGATCAAGGTCGAGTACATCCACCGGCACCGCTTCGCCACCCACACCGAGGCCAGGCTGAAGATCGCCACGTGGATCACGGACTTCTTCAACACGCGCCGCAGGCACAGCGCCGCCGGCGGGCTGCTGTCGGCGTACACACGATCGTCCCCGGTCGCGTACGAGTGA
- the istA gene encoding IS21 family transposase — protein sequence MVLDPQRWLELRRFRALVESGAVSLTEVARETGLDRKTVRKYLSSTAASVPPRQTSNGRPRKKVVDEVAPLIDAMLRAEILIKGAMVHERLVKEYSSTINYQRVKLYLQEARPRIAGELGIEPRELAGMHRRFEVVPGAQAQVDWGDEGKILAHLGIPKVYSFHMVLSYSRDPFCCFTTSQDLQTFFDCHRRAFVHFGGVPMSIVYDRTKTVVRRHVAPGEAVPLHPEAVGFAGHYDFDIDVLAAYRPTGKGRVERQVLIVRDHVLAGRAFSSLEELDAAFMAWVPQRRARTHATHHEVIGHRAARDHAALKPLPPSPYLVAERHLRPVGKDCLVAFGGNLYSVPARKVRPRQLVEIRATKSQVMLHTTVPDASGETLLSSHPRAVGRGVVVKQDEHWDGLPTGRNRRTTTGDEPPPPRSESSASGRIGPLQALLNRSAATQIEVGRRPLSVYDELTGNRIRTTADKLGLPHLAETGGRNDDASGVGENSG from the coding sequence GTGGTTTTGGACCCGCAGCGCTGGCTGGAACTGCGGCGGTTCCGTGCTCTGGTCGAGTCAGGAGCGGTCAGTCTGACGGAGGTGGCCAGGGAGACTGGGCTGGACCGCAAGACGGTCCGCAAGTATCTGTCGAGCACGGCGGCGTCGGTGCCGCCGAGGCAGACGTCGAATGGACGGCCTCGGAAGAAGGTGGTCGACGAGGTTGCGCCGTTGATCGACGCGATGCTGCGGGCAGAGATCCTCATCAAGGGCGCCATGGTGCACGAGCGTCTGGTGAAGGAGTACAGCTCGACGATCAACTATCAGCGGGTCAAGCTGTATTTGCAGGAGGCCCGGCCGCGGATCGCGGGTGAACTGGGGATCGAGCCGCGGGAGTTGGCGGGTATGCACCGCCGCTTCGAGGTGGTTCCCGGGGCCCAGGCTCAGGTCGACTGGGGCGATGAAGGCAAGATCCTCGCCCACCTGGGAATCCCGAAGGTCTACTCATTCCATATGGTGCTGTCGTACTCGCGCGACCCGTTCTGCTGCTTTACCACGAGCCAGGACCTGCAGACCTTCTTCGACTGCCACCGGCGGGCGTTTGTGCACTTCGGCGGGGTGCCGATGTCGATCGTCTACGACCGGACCAAGACCGTTGTGCGCCGGCACGTCGCCCCGGGCGAGGCGGTGCCTCTGCATCCGGAAGCGGTCGGCTTCGCAGGCCACTACGACTTCGACATTGACGTGCTGGCCGCCTACCGGCCCACCGGGAAGGGCCGGGTCGAACGCCAGGTGTTGATCGTGCGTGATCACGTGCTGGCCGGGCGGGCGTTCTCCTCGCTCGAGGAACTGGATGCCGCCTTCATGGCGTGGGTGCCGCAGCGACGCGCCCGCACCCACGCCACCCACCACGAGGTCATCGGGCACCGGGCCGCCCGGGATCACGCCGCCCTCAAGCCGTTGCCGCCGTCGCCCTATCTGGTGGCCGAGCGGCATCTGCGGCCGGTCGGCAAGGACTGCCTGGTCGCGTTCGGCGGAAACCTCTACTCGGTGCCCGCCCGCAAGGTCCGCCCACGTCAGCTGGTCGAGATCAGGGCGACGAAGTCCCAGGTCATGCTGCACACGACCGTTCCCGATGCCAGCGGCGAGACCCTGCTGTCCAGCCATCCGCGGGCGGTCGGCCGCGGCGTGGTTGTCAAGCAGGACGAGCACTGGGACGGCCTGCCGACCGGCAGGAACCGCCGCACCACGACTGGCGACGAGCCGCCACCACCGCGGAGCGAGTCCTCCGCGTCCGGTCGCATCGGGCCGTTGCAGGCCCTGTTGAACCGGTCCGCCGCAACCCAGATCGAGGTCGGGAGGCGGCCGCTGTCGGTCTATGACGAACTGACCGGCAACCGCATCCGCACCACAGCCGACAAGCTCGGCCTGCCCCACCTCGCGGAAACGGGCGGGAGGAACGACGACGCGTCCGGCGTCGGCGAAAACTCCGGCTGA
- the ltrA gene encoding group II intron reverse transcriptase/maturase, protein MNTDELEWALMKAERRVLEIQTKLHRWAADDPHRRFDDLFNLVADPAFLLVAWDRVRGNKGARTAGVDGKTARSIEAGQGVEMFLGRLRTQIRDRSFRPVPVRERMIPKANGKLRRLGIPTVADRVVQASLKLVLEPVFEADFLPCSYGFRPNRRAHDAIAETRYLASHGYEWVVEGDITACFDEISHPALMERVRNRIGDKRVLSLVRAFLKSGILSRDGAFTDTRTGTPQGGILSPLLANIALSVLDEHIAQTPGGPDSTSEDRRRRRRRGLPNYRLVRYADDFLVLVFGRREHAEELRDEVAEALKPVGLRLSVEKTKITHIDEGLDFLGWRIQRHRKLGTDRQYIYTYPARKSVRSATAKVKELTGRQNVGLSLESLLHRLNPVLRGWCAYFRPGVSNVAFCYLSHYTWMRVTRWIRRKHPGITWKQLRRRYYGGGWWPATEEGELFNPAKVSTTRYRYRGTLIPTPWPITA, encoded by the coding sequence GTGAATACCGACGAGCTGGAATGGGCCTTGATGAAGGCCGAACGCCGGGTACTGGAGATCCAGACCAAGCTGCACCGTTGGGCTGCTGATGATCCTCATCGCAGGTTCGACGATCTGTTCAACCTCGTGGCCGATCCCGCCTTCCTGTTGGTGGCGTGGGACCGTGTCCGGGGAAACAAGGGTGCCCGCACGGCCGGAGTGGATGGGAAGACCGCACGCTCCATCGAGGCCGGGCAGGGAGTCGAGATGTTTCTCGGCAGGCTGCGGACTCAGATTAGAGACCGCAGCTTCCGACCGGTTCCCGTGCGCGAGCGGATGATTCCCAAGGCGAATGGCAAGCTTCGTCGTCTTGGGATTCCGACCGTGGCGGACCGAGTGGTCCAGGCGTCCTTGAAACTGGTGCTGGAGCCGGTGTTCGAAGCGGATTTCCTCCCGTGTTCCTATGGGTTCCGCCCGAACCGCCGGGCTCATGACGCGATCGCCGAGACTCGCTATCTCGCCAGCCACGGATATGAGTGGGTGGTGGAGGGCGACATCACGGCGTGCTTCGACGAGATCTCGCACCCGGCCCTCATGGAGCGGGTGCGGAATCGAATCGGGGACAAGCGGGTGTTGTCCTTGGTGAGGGCGTTTTTGAAGTCCGGGATCCTGTCCCGGGACGGGGCCTTCACGGACACACGCACTGGGACCCCGCAGGGCGGGATCCTGTCGCCGCTGCTGGCCAACATCGCTCTCTCGGTCCTGGACGAGCACATCGCCCAGACCCCCGGAGGACCAGACAGCACCTCCGAGGATCGGCGCAGGAGACGGCGCCGGGGATTGCCCAACTACCGGCTGGTCCGGTATGCGGATGACTTCCTCGTGCTTGTCTTCGGGCGCCGTGAGCACGCCGAGGAATTACGCGATGAGGTCGCGGAGGCGTTGAAGCCGGTGGGCCTTCGCCTGTCGGTGGAGAAGACAAAGATCACGCACATTGACGAGGGCCTCGATTTTCTCGGATGGCGCATCCAGCGGCACCGGAAACTGGGCACTGACCGGCAGTACATCTACACCTATCCGGCACGGAAATCAGTGCGTTCCGCAACGGCCAAGGTGAAGGAACTGACTGGACGGCAGAACGTCGGCTTGTCGCTGGAGTCCTTACTCCACCGGCTGAACCCGGTGTTGCGAGGATGGTGCGCGTACTTCCGTCCCGGAGTGTCAAACGTCGCTTTCTGTTACCTCAGCCACTACACGTGGATGAGGGTGACACGATGGATCCGGCGCAAGCATCCCGGGATCACTTGGAAGCAGCTCCGCCGACGCTATTACGGCGGTGGCTGGTGGCCTGCCACGGAGGAAGGGGAACTGTTCAACCCGGCAAAGGTAAGCACGACCAGATACCGATACCGGGGAACACTCATCCCGACCCCGTGGCCCATTACGGCATGA
- a CDS encoding IS701 family transposase, whose amino-acid sequence MGGDLAGVRLWAGELGALHERFVHRFNREEPRQSALAYMRGLVAPLERKNGWTLAEEAGHTGPDRIHRLLNRIEWDADEVLADVRDYVVEHLADREAVLIVDDTGFLKKGVRSAGVQRQYSGTAGRTENCQIGVFLAYATGRGRTLIDRRLYLPTSWTDDRERCRRAGIDDSVAFETKVAMAKAMVRRAIADRIPFGWVTADAAYGFSKGWRFELEQADVFHVMATTRHDTVVTRWSIDHPVHDLFPGLPRQKWKRRSCGEGAHGRRIFDWARVEVRPWHREDRRHWVLARRSVSRPEEISYYIAYCPADTTLDELIRIAGSRWAVEECFQTAKQECGLDDYQVRRYPGWHRHMTLAMAAHACLTVLRARQLDTDKAETDPPSSSTSASPRSDA is encoded by the coding sequence ATGGGTGGGGACCTTGCTGGTGTCAGGTTGTGGGCGGGGGAACTGGGTGCTCTGCATGAGCGGTTCGTGCACCGGTTCAACCGGGAGGAGCCGCGTCAGTCGGCGCTGGCTTACATGCGTGGGCTGGTTGCGCCGCTGGAGCGGAAGAACGGCTGGACGCTGGCGGAGGAGGCCGGGCATACGGGTCCCGATCGCATCCACCGGCTGCTGAACCGGATCGAGTGGGACGCCGACGAGGTCCTGGCCGACGTACGCGACTACGTGGTGGAACACCTCGCAGACCGCGAGGCCGTCCTGATCGTCGATGACACCGGCTTTCTGAAGAAGGGCGTCCGTTCGGCCGGGGTGCAAAGGCAGTACTCCGGAACGGCCGGCCGCACCGAGAACTGCCAGATCGGTGTGTTCCTCGCCTACGCCACCGGCCGTGGACGCACTCTGATCGACCGCCGTCTGTATCTGCCCACCTCCTGGACGGATGACCGGGAACGGTGCCGGCGGGCGGGCATCGACGACAGTGTCGCCTTCGAGACGAAGGTGGCCATGGCCAAGGCGATGGTCCGCCGGGCCATCGCCGACCGTATCCCGTTCGGCTGGGTGACGGCGGACGCCGCCTACGGCTTCAGCAAGGGCTGGCGGTTCGAGCTGGAACAGGCGGATGTCTTCCACGTCATGGCCACCACCCGGCACGACACCGTCGTCACCCGCTGGTCCATCGACCACCCCGTCCACGACCTGTTTCCCGGCCTGCCGCGGCAGAAATGGAAACGCCGTTCCTGCGGTGAAGGAGCCCACGGCCGGCGGATCTTCGACTGGGCCCGCGTCGAGGTGCGGCCCTGGCACCGCGAGGACCGCCGGCACTGGGTCCTCGCCCGCCGAAGCGTGAGCAGGCCCGAGGAGATCTCCTACTACATCGCCTACTGTCCCGCCGACACGACGCTGGACGAGCTGATCCGCATCGCGGGCAGCCGCTGGGCAGTCGAGGAATGCTTCCAGACCGCGAAGCAGGAGTGCGGCCTGGACGACTACCAGGTCCGCCGCTACCCGGGCTGGCACCGCCACATGACCCTGGCCATGGCCGCCCACGCCTGTCTGACTGTCCTGCGGGCCCGCCAGCTCGACACGGACAAAGCAGAAACGGATCCTCCCAGCTCATCCACCTCAGCCTCGCCGAGATCCGACGCCTGA
- a CDS encoding IS3 family transposase (programmed frameshift) yields MVMKVYSPEFKADAVALYHSDPDLTIVQAARDLGINPETLRNWIRADRARADSPTKNTKDTPVSKATKEELEAELAALRKENAALRKDNATLATERDILRKATKFFRRGDELVSRCQFIEDHRKTFKVTRLCQVLEVARSTYYKWREARAARAEREQADEVLAGKIRTIHTDSGGTYGAPRITAELRDTHGMEINEKRVARVMRKFRIAGFRLRKKVRTTVPEPSATPVADLFRRNFSAPAPNQKYMGDITYLPGGDGEHLYLATVIDCFSRRVAGWSIADHMRTELVADALRMAAATRGSLEGAVFHSDHGAQYGSRQFADLCAELGVTQSMGAVGTSADNAACESFHASLKREILQGARRFDGAEACRRTVFRWLTRYNTWRRHSANGQLSPVAYEQLSATLTLAA; encoded by the exons ATGGTGATGAAGGTCTATTCGCCCGAGTTCAAGGCCGACGCGGTCGCGCTGTACCACTCGGACCCCGACCTTACGATCGTGCAGGCCGCCCGCGATCTGGGGATCAACCCGGAGACGCTGCGGAACTGGATCCGCGCCGACCGCGCCCGCGCCGACAGCCCCACGAAGAACACGAAGGACACACCGGTGAGCAAGGCCACGAAGGAAGAACTGGAGGCCGAGTTAGCGGCCCTGCGCAAGGAGAACGCCGCCTTGCGGAAGGACAACGCGACCCTGGCCACGGAGCGGGACATCTTGCGTAAGGCGACGAAGT TTTTTCGCCGCGGAGATGAGCTGGTGAGTCGCTGCCAGTTCATCGAGGACCACCGCAAGACCTTCAAGGTCACGCGACTGTGCCAGGTGCTCGAAGTGGCCCGCTCCACCTACTACAAGTGGCGCGAGGCCCGCGCTGCCCGGGCCGAGCGCGAGCAGGCCGATGAGGTGCTGGCCGGCAAGATCCGCACCATCCACACCGACTCCGGCGGCACTTACGGCGCCCCGCGCATCACCGCCGAGCTGCGGGATACACACGGCATGGAGATCAATGAGAAGAGGGTCGCCCGCGTGATGCGCAAGTTCCGTATCGCCGGCTTCCGCCTGCGCAAGAAGGTACGTACGACTGTCCCCGAGCCGTCGGCCACGCCCGTTGCGGACCTGTTCCGACGCAACTTCTCGGCGCCCGCGCCAAACCAGAAGTACATGGGCGACATCACGTATCTGCCTGGCGGCGATGGCGAGCATCTGTATCTGGCGACCGTCATCGACTGTTTCTCCCGCCGCGTGGCGGGCTGGTCGATCGCCGACCACATGCGCACCGAGCTCGTCGCCGACGCACTCAGGATGGCCGCCGCCACCCGCGGCAGCCTCGAAGGCGCGGTCTTCCACAGCGATCACGGGGCGCAATACGGGTCGCGCCAATTCGCTGATCTCTGCGCTGAGCTGGGCGTGACCCAGTCCATGGGCGCGGTCGGAACGAGCGCGGACAACGCCGCCTGCGAGTCCTTCCACGCGTCCCTCAAACGGGAGATCCTCCAGGGCGCCCGGCGCTTCGACGGGGCCGAGGCCTGCCGGCGCACCGTGTTCCGCTGGCTGACGCGGTACAACACCTGGCGCCGCCACTCGGCGAACGGACAGCTCAGCCCCGTCGCCTACGAACAGCTGTCAGCTACCCTGACACTCGCCGCATAA
- a CDS encoding transposase has protein sequence MLAPNLGHDLDCWVRLLALHDVEDLALAEPDTMRHRLYSIPARLVRHARHRWLRLDRTWPWADAFALAWQHLTRLPALS, from the coding sequence ATGCTGGCCCCGAACCTCGGCCACGACCTGGACTGCTGGGTCCGCCTCCTGGCCCTGCACGACGTCGAGGACCTGGCACTCGCCGAGCCTGACACCATGCGCCACCGCCTCTACAGCATCCCGGCCCGTCTCGTCCGACACGCCCGACACCGCTGGCTCCGCCTGGACCGCACCTGGCCCTGGGCCGACGCATTCGCCCTGGCCTGGCAGCACCTCACCCGACTTCCGGCCCTCAGCTGA
- a CDS encoding cytochrome P450, whose amino-acid sequence MPETEPVPFPQDRTCPYAPPAGYDPLRATRPLSRGTLYDGRSVWLVTGHALARSLLADHRLSTDRNHPHFPALAERYVETSRPRLALLGVDDPEHRVQRQMVASRFTLRRAVELRPQIQQIVDGRLDAMIEQGPPGELVCAFALPVASMAMCALLGVPYTDHDFFEQQSRRLSRGPRPEDVEDARHQLTTYFGELISRKQKQAAPGDGVMDQLVHHQLRKGEVDPEYVIALVSRLLVAGHETTANMIALGTFTLLQHPDNLAELSSNPKLMPSAVEELLRVLSITDGLMRRATEDIEAGGTTIRAGDAVAFATSVIHRDEDVYPDPDALDWHRSARHHVGFGFGIHQCLGQHLARAEMEIALRSLFKRLPALRLAAPADEIPFKPGDTMIQGILELPVTW is encoded by the coding sequence ATGCCGGAAACGGAACCTGTGCCATTCCCTCAGGACCGGACCTGCCCCTACGCCCCCCCGGCCGGCTACGACCCCCTTCGCGCCACCCGCCCGTTGAGCCGGGGCACGCTCTACGACGGACGTTCCGTCTGGCTGGTCACGGGGCACGCACTCGCCCGCTCTCTGCTCGCCGATCACCGTCTGTCGACCGACCGCAACCATCCCCACTTCCCCGCGCTCGCCGAGCGGTACGTCGAGACAAGTAGGCCAAGGCTCGCGCTGCTCGGCGTCGACGACCCGGAGCACCGCGTTCAGCGGCAGATGGTAGCGTCCAGGTTCACCCTGCGGCGTGCCGTCGAACTGCGCCCGCAGATCCAGCAGATCGTGGACGGACGGCTCGACGCCATGATCGAGCAGGGTCCGCCCGGCGAACTCGTGTGCGCCTTCGCATTGCCCGTGGCGTCGATGGCGATGTGCGCACTGCTCGGTGTCCCCTACACCGACCACGACTTCTTCGAGCAGCAGTCGCGTCGGCTGTCGCGCGGTCCCCGTCCCGAGGACGTCGAGGACGCGCGCCATCAACTGACAACGTATTTCGGTGAGTTAATCTCGCGCAAACAGAAACAGGCGGCACCGGGCGACGGCGTCATGGACCAACTAGTCCACCATCAGCTACGCAAGGGAGAGGTGGACCCCGAGTACGTCATCGCGTTGGTGAGCCGCCTTCTGGTCGCCGGTCATGAGACGACTGCCAACATGATCGCGCTCGGCACCTTCACCCTGCTCCAACACCCAGATAATCTGGCCGAGTTGAGCAGCAACCCCAAGCTGATGCCCTCCGCGGTAGAGGAACTGCTGCGCGTGCTGTCGATCACGGACGGGCTGATGCGCAGGGCGACGGAGGACATCGAGGCAGGCGGCACGACGATCCGGGCGGGCGACGCCGTGGCCTTCGCCACCTCGGTCATCCACCGCGACGAGGACGTCTACCCTGACCCCGACGCTCTCGACTGGCACCGGTCCGCCCGCCATCACGTGGGGTTCGGCTTCGGCATCCACCAGTGCCTGGGCCAGCACCTGGCCCGCGCGGAGATGGAGATCGCTCTGCGAAGCCTCTTCAAACGCCTGCCGGCGCTGCGCCTGGCTGCCCCGGCGGACGAGATCCCCTTCAAGCCCGGCGACACAATGATCCAGGGGATACTGGAACTCCCCGTGACCTGGTAA
- a CDS encoding ferredoxin, with protein MRIDIDKDVCIGAGQCALAAPGVFTQNDDGFSTLLPGREDGSGDAMVREAARACPVSAITLSEG; from the coding sequence ATGCGCATCGACATCGACAAGGACGTCTGTATCGGCGCTGGCCAGTGCGCCCTGGCCGCCCCCGGCGTCTTCACTCAGAACGACGACGGCTTCAGCACACTGCTCCCGGGCCGCGAGGACGGCAGCGGCGACGCGATGGTGCGGGAGGCAGCCCGGGCCTGCCCTGTGAGTGCCATCACCCTGTCCGAGGGCTGA